The Oleispira antarctica RB-8 genome contains the following window.
CGATCGTGTCGGCGAGCAAGCATTAGAAGCGCATGCCCGCACCTTGTGCACCTCAATTCAGCAAGATGGCATTCGCAAAGTGTTGTTAGGCACCACCACGATTGAAGAACTATTAAGGGTGGCAAAAGGGTAAACCTTTTGAATAATTATGGCTGCATTTGAATACCAAGCCTTAGATGATAAAGGCAAACAGCATAAGGGCGTTTTGGAAGCCGATAGCGCGCGTCAAATTCGACAGCAACTCCGTGATAAGGGTTGGATGCCACTGTCGGTTGATGCTACCAGCGGCAAGCAAAAGAAAACGGGATTTCTTGCTCAGTTTTCCCAAGGGCCTTCGCTTAAGACCGCAGACCTTGCCTTGATTACACGACAGCTCGCGACGCTCATTGCGGCGGGTTTGCCAATTGATGAAGCTCTAAAAGCGGTTTCTGAGCAGAGTGAAAAGCAAGTTGTTAAAAGCATGGTGCTGTCTATTCGCTCGAAAGTACTTGAAGGCCATACGTTAGCGGATGCGTTGAAAGAATTTCCACGAGCGTTTCCGCACTTGTATCGTGCAACTGTGAGTGCTGGTGAGCACGCAGGGCATCTCGATGGTGTACTTAACAAGCTAGCGGATTACACCGAATCGCAACAAGCGGCTCATACCAAAATCAAGCTGGCTGCAATGTACCCCATTATATTGGGTATTGTTGCAATCGGTATCGTTGTCGGACTATTAACTTACGTCGTGCCAGACATCGTCGAAGTTTTTGTGCGCAATGGTCAAGAGCTGCCCGGGTTAACTCAGTTAATGTTGGATATAAGCCATATCATCACTGACTATGGTTTATTCATTGGTATCGCCATCGCATTAAGCTGGGCATCCTTCATCTACGCACTGAGTAATCCGAAATTCAAGTATCGTTATCATCAATTTCTACTCACTGCGCCAGGGATTAAAAGTTTCACTAAAAGCGCCAATACCGCTCGCTACGTAAGTACGCTGGCTATTTTAACCAGCTCAGGGGTGCCATTGGTTGAAGCGATGCGAATTGCTTCACAGGTCGTTGAAAACTTACCCATTCAAGCAGGTGTAAAAGAGGCGACCACGAAGGTAAGTGAAGGCGGCAGTTTGAGTAAAGCACTCACGGCAACGGGGTTTTTCTCCCCGATGATGCTGCACATGATCGCCAGTGGTGAAAGCAGTGGTGAATTGGATGATATGTTGACTCGTACATCGGCTCAGCAGCAAGCTAGTTTAGAAGCAACGATTGAAGCGTTAGTTAAAATGTTTGAACCACTTATGCTATTAACCATGGGCGCCATTGTTGCGACTATTGTTACCGCAATTATGTTGCCTATTTTAGAATTACAAAACATGGTCCAGTAAATGGGCTTAAACTTTCAAAAATTATTCATTTAAATTTAGGAAATTGTTATGCAAAGAATGTCTTATAAGAAAATTGATCGCGCAGCAAAACAGTCAGGTTTTACCTTGATTGAAGTTATGGTTGTATTGGCCATTATTGGCGGCATGTTGGCGTTAGTCGCTGGCAATATTATGGGTAATGCTGGCGAAGCCCGTATTAAAACCACTAAAAGCCAAATGTTCTTAATCGGCAATGCTCTTGATTTGTATAAGTTGGATAACTACACCTACCCAACAACCGACCAAGGACTAGAAGCCTTGATCACTAAGCCAAGTGGCAGCCCAGAGCCTAAAAACTGGAAGTCTGGCGGTTATTTAAAAGGTGGCAAGCTTCCTCAAGATGCCTGGGGCAGTGAGTTTGTCTACTTCTATGAAGAAGGTAGCTATACCATTTTATCCTTAGGGGCTGATGGTCAAGAAGGCGGTGAAGAAGAGTTGGCCGACCTAGAGCACCAAGGCTGATTTTGATGTCTAATAGACTCTCTCGTATGCGAATGATGAACCGCACCAGTGCTGGCTTTACCTTGCTTGAGATAATGGTGGTATTAACCATTATTGGTCTCATGCTAGGCATGGCGACCTTAAGTGGTGGCGGCAACGAGCAAAAGCAAGAAGCGCAGCAGCAAGCGCTTCGCTTTGTTGCCCAGTTAAATGCTTATCGAGATGAAGCTGTTTTTCAAAACATCGACCTAGGCTTGGCAATGGACGGCCAGTCGACGCAATTATTGAAGTACGTTGATGTTAATAATGCCAGCCACATTGATGGCAAAACAGTAGAAGAAGTTTCAAAGCTGAAAGACCTTCCTTGGGATGCTTATCAAGGTAATCTTAAAAACTCTATGGAATTGCCTGAGCAATTATCTATGGGACTTATATTAGAAGATAAAGAAATAGATTTTAGTGAGCTCATTAATAGTGATGGGATTAAACCTGCCATCTTGTTTTTATCATCAGATGAATACACGCCGTTTAAAGTAGTTATTAATCACCAGTATGATGAAAACTTCAGTATATTTATTGAAGGCGATGGCTTTAGTCGCTTTCAAATGACAACTGAGCAATATGAAGAATAATCACACGAGTATGTTTAACCGCAATCACTCATCAAAACGCGGATTCACCTTAATTGAAGTGATGATTGCGCTATCTATATTTGCCGTCATGGCAGCAGCCATCAGTCGAACCGCGAGTCAAAATGCGGATACTGTATTGTATTTAGAAGAAAAAACTCTGGCCTCATTTGTGGCAGAAAACCGTCTTAATAAGCTAAAGCTATCGGGTTACCCTGCGGCGACGCAAACAAAAGATGACGAAGAGATGGCGGGGCGTGAGTGGCATATAGTCACCAAGGTCGAGGATACACCGCTGCCCAACTTTCGTCGCATAGAGATTCAAGTGGCTAAAATGACCGACAAAGAAAATTCGTTAGTCAGTTTAACGGGCTTTATGGGTAAGTATTAAATGGAAAGATACTAATGCGCAGTCGATATCTCAATATGCATAAGAGTTTAGGCTTTACCCTATTAGAAGTTATGATCGCTATTTCTATTACGGCATTAATCGGCATTGCTTCGACCAACTTACTCAGCAATATTATTGAAACTAAAAAAATAACGGACATTCGCTCAGATCAACTGACCACGCTGCAGCGCTTTAATCAGTTTGTCAGCCGTGATGTTGAGCAAATTATTAACCG
Protein-coding sequences here:
- the gspG gene encoding General secretion pathway protein G — protein: MSYKKIDRAAKQSGFTLIEVMVVLAIIGGMLALVAGNIMGNAGEARIKTTKSQMFLIGNALDLYKLDNYTYPTTDQGLEALITKPSGSPEPKNWKSGGYLKGGKLPQDAWGSEFVYFYEEGSYTILSLGADGQEGGEEELADLEHQG
- the gspI gene encoding General secretion pathway protein I, whose product is MFNRNHSSKRGFTLIEVMIALSIFAVMAAAISRTASQNADTVLYLEEKTLASFVAENRLNKLKLSGYPAATQTKDDEEMAGREWHIVTKVEDTPLPNFRRIEIQVAKMTDKENSLVSLTGFMGKY
- the gspF gene encoding General secretion pathway protein F; this translates as MAAFEYQALDDKGKQHKGVLEADSARQIRQQLRDKGWMPLSVDATSGKQKKTGFLAQFSQGPSLKTADLALITRQLATLIAAGLPIDEALKAVSEQSEKQVVKSMVLSIRSKVLEGHTLADALKEFPRAFPHLYRATVSAGEHAGHLDGVLNKLADYTESQQAAHTKIKLAAMYPIILGIVAIGIVVGLLTYVVPDIVEVFVRNGQELPGLTQLMLDISHIITDYGLFIGIAIALSWASFIYALSNPKFKYRYHQFLLTAPGIKSFTKSANTARYVSTLAILTSSGVPLVEAMRIASQVVENLPIQAGVKEATTKVSEGGSLSKALTATGFFSPMMLHMIASGESSGELDDMLTRTSAQQQASLEATIEALVKMFEPLMLLTMGAIVATIVTAIMLPILELQNMVQ
- the gspH gene encoding General secretion pathway protein H; the protein is MSNRLSRMRMMNRTSAGFTLLEIMVVLTIIGLMLGMATLSGGGNEQKQEAQQQALRFVAQLNAYRDEAVFQNIDLGLAMDGQSTQLLKYVDVNNASHIDGKTVEEVSKLKDLPWDAYQGNLKNSMELPEQLSMGLILEDKEIDFSELINSDGIKPAILFLSSDEYTPFKVVINHQYDENFSIFIEGDGFSRFQMTTEQYEE